A region of the Rubripirellula tenax genome:
TTGTCCTTGCCGACGAGATCAACCGGACACCCCCAAAAACCCAGGCCGCTCTGCTTGAAGCGATGCAAGAACGGCAAGTCACCGTCGGTCGCAATCGTCACGTATTGTCGGATCCGTTCTTTGTGTTAGCGACGCAAAATCCGATCGAGCAGGAAGGCACCTATCCGCTGCCCGAAGCCCAGCAAGACCGATTCATGTTCAAGGTCTTCGTCGAATATCCAAGCTTCGACGAAGAATTCGAGGTTGCGCGTCGCACAACGGGTACTCAAACTGGCGTCGTCGAACCCGTATTGGCTGCCGAAGAGATTCTGCGTCTACAACAATTGGTTCGCCAAGTCCCGATCAGTGATCACGTCGTCCGATACGCGTTGTCGTTGGTTCGCCAGACACGGGTCGGCTCGGACGGTGTGCCTGATTTCGTCAACGATCTGGTCGGATGGGGCGCGGGTCCGCGTGCGGTCCAGTTTCTGATTTTGGGCGGAAAGGCGCGGGCGCTTTTGGAAGGTCGTTTCCACGTCCAAGTCGAAGACATTCAAGCTCTCGCCAAAGCGGTTTTACGTCACCGCGTGGTGGTCAACTTTGCCGCCGAAAGTGACGGAATCTCAAGCGATGATCTGATCGAACGCATCATCGCAGCCACGCCAACGACCGAAGACGAGCTTTCACGCGATGCCCGATTCCAAAAGATATTTGCGTCCTGAGGTTACCGGTCGCATCCGCCGATTGGAATTAACGGCCCGACGTGTGGTCGAAGGTTTCTTGTCGGGGATGCACCGCAGCCCCTATTTCGGACAGTCGATCGAATTTCTACAACACCGTAATTACACCGCCGGTGACGAGATTCGTCATATCGATTGGAAGGTGTACGCGCGGCAGGACAAACTGCACATCAAGCAGTACGAAGAAGAAACAAACCTTCGCCTTACCTTGATGGTCGATCGCAGCGCTTCGATGGCATACGGAAACGGCGACTCGAACAAGTTCGACTACTCCGCTTCGATCGCCGCGTCCCTTGCCTACCTTGCCCTTCGACAAAAAGATGCCGTTGGACTGGTCACGTTTGACACCGAAATGCGTGCCAGCGTTCAGGCGAAGAGCAACCAACAACAACTCACTCGCATCTTGACCCTGCTGGACACCGTTGGTGCCGACGGTCGAACGGATCTACCCAAAGTTGCCAAGCAGATCGCCCAGGGCATTCCCAAACGTGGCGTGGTTGTGGTGATTTCTGATTTGCTGGGCGTGGATGACCTGCGAGAAGGGTTACAGGTGCTTCGCCGCCGAGGCCATGACGTCGTCCTGTTCCACGTCTTGCATGATGACGAAATGGATTTCGAGTTCAACGGCTCGACCCGCTTTGAGGGCCTTGAAGGCGAAGACTTCCTCAACTGCAACCCCCGTGCTTTGCGTGATGGATACATCGAAGCTCTGAACCAGTTCTTGGACCAAACCAAGAAAGCGTGCGGTCGGTTGTCGATCGACTATGTCCAGGTTCGAACCAGCGAACCACTCGATGCCGTTCTAGCGAAGTTTCTAGCCGCCCGAAACTCGCTGCCCAAGCTGAAACGTTAGCCGAGCTTTGAATCAAATCCGTCCGCTTCAACCTGCCAACTGAAACCAATTTCCTTGTTCCTTTTTCCAGCCCTCACGATCGGTTTTTTGTTCGTCGTGGTGCCGCTGTTGGTCCACTTGATCAACATGCTTCGGCATCGCCGACAAGCGTGGGCAGCAATGGATTTTTTGCTGGCCAGTTATCGCAAGCAGAAAAAATGGATTCGTTTACGTCAGCTGCTGCTATTGCTTTCACGTTTGGCTGCCGCTGCCCTGTTGATCGCGATGCTGTGCGGTTGGACCGGCGGCGGGCGCACGTTCGGTATTCTAGGTTCGGCGACGACACATCATGTGGTCGTCCTTGATGACAGCTATTCCATGGGCGATGCCAGCGTCAATACAAATGGGACGTTGGAGGCGGGCGAAGCCAACGCGAGCGCATACGCGAGATCATTGGGAGCACTCCAGGACTTGACGCGTCGATTGGCAACGGACGACGGCATCCACCAGTTAACGGTCATCCGAGCAAGCCGCGCCGCCATGCTGACTCGCAGCGGCAGCGAGTCAGCCGACGTCGCGGCCGATCTTTCGGCGCAAACGATTACCAGCGACGTTCGCTTGATCAGCCGAATCATGGCGACGGGTCCCTCATCGATTCGGACCGATCTGGTTCCTGCACTCGACCAAGTCACCGAGTTGACCAACGCGACACCGGCCGATGCCAAGTACTTGTATATCGCAAGTGATTTTCGCCAACGCGATTGGGGCAATTCCGAACGCTTGGCCGCAGCGATGCGGAAGCTGGACGGCGACGTCTCGATACGCATGATCGACTGCGCTGCGCCACCGGCACCCAACTTGGCGATCACCGATATTTCGCCCGCACAGGACGTGTGGGTCGCCGGCGTTCCGGTCGTTGTTCGAGTGAAAGTGAAAAACTATTCCGCGTCGCCGGTCAAAAACGTTCCGCTGACCACCCGCGTCATCCGCTATTCATCCGATGTCGTGATGACCGATCCGACGCGTCAATTCAGCGGCGAAGTTGAGTCGATGCCATCGATCGTGATCGAATCGTTAGCAGCAGGCGAAGAGACCACCAAGAGTTTTCAGGTCTTCGTCACTCAAACGGGCACCCACGCGATCGAAGCCAAGTTGCCCGACGATTCTCTTGCGATCGACAACGTTCGTTCATGCACGCTGCCCCTTTCGGATGTTGAAAAGGTTCTGGTGATCGACGGTGATACCGACCGTCGCGGTGCCTATCACATCGCGTCGGTATTGAATCCTGGAAGCCAAGTGCGCATCGGCGCAATCCCCGACATTCAGCCGCCATCGTATTTGCGTTCGGCAACGCTAGAAACCCTCGCACCCTATCGTGCCATTTATTTGGTGGACGTTGACGAAATCGGCGAGAACGCGGCCGACTCGCTATCGAAATATGTACGCCGTGGTGGAGGTCTGGCGTGGTTCCTGGGTGGTTCGATCGACCGCGAGACGTACAACCGAGTCCTATTGGGACAGGATCGTGCGTTGCTGCCTGCTCCGCTTGGATCATCACTTCCATTGCCGCCGGGATCCGATTCGCAGTCCGACGTCGGGCTGGGCGAATCGGCATCGACGCTGCTGTCGCCTCTTCAAGCGGTCGGCGAAAGCGCCCTGGCACTGGTTGGGTTGTCGCAATCGTGGCAACTCGAAACGGCACCGCTACAGAACGAACTCGATGTTGATAGGCCGCGGGTTCAAACCGTGCTGACTCGCCGCGACGGCTTGCCCTTGGTAACGCTTCACGATGTAGGACGGGGGCGCGTGATCACGGCGCTCACCGGACTGGATGGATCGTGGACGAATTGGCCGGGTGATCCGACCTTTGTGGTCTTCCTTTTGCAATCCAACGCGATGCTGTGGAGCGGTGCTGCCCCGCCGACGCACCGTATGATCGACGATCCGATCGACAAACGATTGTCCGCTCGTGACTATGCCCCCGAAGCCTCGTATGTTCCCGCCGTCAACGAACCGCCGCGCGTGCCGATGGAGATCACGGCCACGGAACAGACCGAAAAAGCTACCGCCGAGTCTTCTGTCATCACGTTCGGCCTCAATCCCAGCGAAATGGTGATCGAAGGACAGGACAACGTCGACGAAATTCTCCGCCCCGGAATTTCCGAGTGGGTACTGGTACGATCCGATGGGCGAACCGAAGTCGTTCCCGTTGCTTCGGTAATTCACGCCGGCGAAGGCGAACTCGATCGCGCCGATCCCGCCGAAGTTGCTCAACAGTTTCTACCGCTTGAGCTGCAATTCGTGACCAGCAGCGATTGGAGCGAGCAGAACCAAACGGCAGGCAGTTCGACCATCACATTGTTACTCTTGTCGCTGCTCGTTGCCATTTTGGCTGCCGAACAGACGCTCGCCTACTGGGCCAGCTACCACGTCAAACCGACCGGAGCCAAGGCGCTGGCAAAATCACAGATGCCAGCCGCCTCGACACTGGGAGGCCAATCATGAACGGAACCGATACAAGTCAAATCGTTTATGAATTTGTGCGAGCCAACTCGTTGGAAGGTTGGTGGGTTTGGGCCTTGTTGGTCGCTGCTTTGGCGACCGCGTTATGGGCTTGCATTCGGTATTACCGCCGCGACGTTGCCGAACTCTCGGTACCCATTCGCGCCGTGCTGGTCGGACTGCGAGTCGCAACGGTCATCGCGTTGGTTTTCTTTTTCTTCGACCTACAACGTCGCGCACAACGAATGGTGACGCGTCCCAGCGAGGTTGCCGTTCTGGTCGACACCAGCCAAAGCATGTCGTTGCCATCGGGCTCCGCAATTAGCACTCAAAGCCGATCCGAACGCGTCGAACAATTGCTGAAGCAAACCGATGTGCTGGATTCTCTTTCCAAAGAGCACCGCGTTTCCGTTTACGGCTTTGGCGACGATTCACAACCGCGGCTGATTCAGTCCCTGGGCATCGGTACCGATCGTGAACCCGAAAACTCCGTCGAAGCCAACAACACAGACCTTTCTAAACCGGCAATGGTAGGTTCGCTGTTGATTGCAATCGGAGCGGTTTTTGCGGTCTTGTCATTGTTGATCGGCGCCGCGGGACGTGGTGCGTCCGTCGGTCCGTGGGTGCTGTCCAGTGCAGTTTGCTTGATACCCGGGATCATCACGCTGGGGACCACCTACTGCGTCCGCACCGAACAAACATTGACGCAATTGATGGGAATCGACGCTCCCACGCCAGATGATCCAGACGACAAAACAGATCCCCAACCGGAGCCCGACCAGCCGATTCGAGTGATCGATTGGAACGATGCCATCGCCGCGTCGGCGCCGCAAACACATATCGGCGACGCGATTCGCGGCGTGCTGGCCGACCATGATCCGTCGACTTTGGCCGGGATCGTCCTGGTTTCAGACGGGCAAGCCAACGGCGGCAGCGATATGGGGACGGCCGTAGCGTCGGCGCGGCGCAGCGAAGTCGCTGTTTATCCGGTCGGCTTGGGCAGCAGCGATGCGCCAACGAACATTCGCGTCGTCGACTTGGATGCACCCCGACGCGTCTATCCGGGTGACAAATTTGCGATCACGGCCGTGCTGCAGGCGAGCGGATCGAAGCCATTGGAAGTCGAGGTGCAGTTGCTCGACGGCCTGGACAATACGTCGACCGAGAACGGGCAAGACGATTCGCGACAAGCGGATGGAAAGATTAAACCGCCCGGTGATGTCGTCGACTCACAAACCGTCCAAGTCAACAACGACGGCACACTGACGGGGATTCGTTTTGAACTTGAGCCGGAATCCGTCGGCCGACGTCGACTGGCGATCCGAGTCATTGCACCAGCCGAAGATCAAAACGATCGTGATGATTTGCGCGACGCCCGCTACGAAGTGGTCTCTCGCAAATTGCGCGTGCTGGCGATCGCCGGTGGCCCGACTCGCGAGTACCGGTTCGTTCGAAATTTGCTTTACCGCGATAAGTCGGTCGAAATCGATGCATGGTTACAGACCGGACAACCCGGGATCAGTCAAGATGCCGATCGGTTGCTAACCACGTTTCCGGAAACGGCGGAGGAGCTATTCGAATACGACGCGATCGCCATGTTCGATCCGAATTGGAATAGCCTTTCGGCGGAAGATTTGGAACTGCTTGATCGATGGATATCCCAACAAGCCGGCGGCATGATTCTTGTCGCCGGACCGGTCTATCACCCGCAATGGATTCGTCGCCAAACGGACCCGAGAGTCGCTCGGATTCGCGGATTCTTTCCTGTCAATCTGTCGACGCAATCACCACTGTTGTCGGGAGGCCGTCAGGGCGGCGAGACGGCGTGGCCGCCTAAATTCACTCCCGAGGCGCGTCGTGCAGAATTCCTGTGGATCGCCGAGGCTCCCGAAGACAGCTTCGATGTCTGGGATGACTTCGATGGCGTATATGATTACGTCGATGCAAAGAGCGCCAAACCGGGTGCGAAAGTCTATAGCTACTTCAGCGATCCGACGACCGAAATCGCGGGCTCCTTACCCGTCTATCAGGCGTCACAGTTCTACGGTGCCGGACGGATTTTCTTTCAGGGCAGTGGCGAGATGTGGCGACTGCGAGGCGAAAGCGACGCGTACTTTGACAGTTTCTATACCAAGCTGGTCCGTTGGGTCAGCGAGGGTCGACTGCTGCGTGACAGCAACCGCGGTATCTTGATGGTTGATACATCGCGAGCCATGGTTGGGGACACGATCACCGTTCGCGCCGTCTTGTCGGATGAACAATTCGAACCATTGGACGTTCCCGAAGTACGCGCAAAACTACTGGCGCCCAGCGGCCGCATCGACGATCTGCGCCTGAATCCGCTCAAGGGCGAACCCCGCGCCGGCACCTATGGTGGTCGCTTTGTTGTCCGCGAAGCTGGCAGTTACGAGATCCGATTGACGCTTGGTGATGCGCTCGACGAACAAGTCGTTCGGCAAAGCGTGCAAGTTCGATTACCCACCATTGAATTGGAGCGTCCCAAACGCAATGACGTTGATCTAGAACAGTTCGCATCCATGACCGGTGGCGTCTACTTGCCAATCAATGATGACGTGACCGACGAATCGATCGCTACGGCTCTGGTTTCGAATCTGAAACCACAGCCGCAAACAACGATTCTGCCAGGGACACCAGACATCGACTTCAACCGACGCCGAAATGCCGTTCTGATGTGGTTGATCGGAACGATGTTGACGATGGAGTGGGTCACCCGTCGACTGCACCGATTGGCGTAAGTGATTGGCAGCACGCTTCGTTCTTACGACCATCATGACCGTGGTGTCGTTCCGTTAACGCTTGCCTCGGCCGGGCTGGTTTTTCGGATTTAGCGGCAGCACGTTTGCTCGCTGAGCATACGCCATCCACATGGCCACGAGCTCTTTAACGCGTTCGGGCTTTTCGAGACTCAGATCGTTTTGTTCACTACGGTCGACCGAGATGTCGTACAGTTCCCATTTGCCGTTCTTGCCTTTCGCGACCAGCTTTTCGTTGCCGACGCGAATCGCTCGGTTACCTTCGTGTTCCCAATAGATCGCCTCGCGCTCAATGGAATTGCCATCGAACGTGGGAACCAAACTTTTTCCTTCCATCGGCTTGATCGTTTGCCCGCCGTGGAACGTGGTCGGATAGGTTGCGCCGGCAACATCAACGGCCGTCGCCATCAAATCGATCAAGTGGCTTGGTGTGCTTTCCAATTCACCGTGACGGCGGATGCCTTCAGGCCAGTGCGCGATCAGCGGCGTCGCGATTCCCCCTTCGTGAACATAGTGCTTGTATTCGCGAAAGGGCGTGTTGGAAACCGTCGCCCAGCCTTCGCCATAACCGATCGCTGTATCCGCAGGTCCGGCCATCGCCCCCTTGCCCGTTCGCATCGGAAATCCGTCACGAGACTGTTTGGGCGTCATATCGGGCTGGAGATAGTCATCCGCCAACACCGCCATCGTCGGTGCGGCGGCACGAGGCCCACCCATGCCGCCGCGGCCGTAACCTTCGGCGCATCCGCCGTTGTCTTGGAAGAAACAGATCAACGTATTCTCGATCTCGCCCGTCTCTTTCAGTGATTCGATCAACCGTCCGATCCCTTGGTCCATGTTGTCGATCATCGCCGCGTAGACCTCCATGTTTCGCTTATCCCAGTCCCAATAGGTCAATTCTTTTTTGTTGTCAGGGATCGGCCAATTGACCGTATCGGACTTTGTGATCAGACCGAGATCAAGCATTTTTTGGTAACGCATGTTACGGATCGAATCGTAGCCCTGGTCGTACTTACCTTCGTGCTTAGCGATGTCATGTTCTAGGGCGTGCATCGGCCAGTGAGCCGCAGTGAAAGCGACGTACATAAAGAACGGTTGATCGCCGTTGTCGTAATGATGTTCGCGAACGAATCGCGACGCATGATCGGCGATCGCATCGGTGTAGTAGAACGTACCGTTGGCCATCTGATCCGGCGTGTACTCGGGATCGGTCAGCGGCGAAACAAATTGGTTGTCACGAGTCAGTGTGTTGGGATCAAAGAAACTTCCGGCACCGTGGATCGTTCCGTAGAAACGATCAAACCCACGTTGCAGCGGCCAGTTGTGCTTGTCCGCTTCGGTCTTTGGATCAACTTGCTTTGTCACGTGCCATTTGCCGGCCATGTAGGTCCGATAACCTGCCGGCTTCAATGCCTCGGCAATCGTCACGCAATTTCGATTGAGTTCACCGCGGTAACCGTCGAACCCTCGGTCATCCATCATGTGACCGACGCCCGCTTGATGAGGATAAAGCCCCGACATCAAACTCGCCCGCGTGGGACAACACCGACCCGTGTTGTAAAACTGGGTAAAACGCAGGCCCTTGGACGCCAATGAGTCCAAGTGGGGCGTCGGTATCTCGCTGCCATAGCAACCAATATCGGAAAACCCCATGTCATCGGACAGAATATAGATGATGTTAGGCTTGTCGGCGGCGATAGCGACGCTCGACGACGTCAACAAACACAGAACCAAACAATAGAATCGCATTAAAAAGCTCGAGGCGATCGTGGAAGAAAATCGTAGAACGGATAAACAGAATACACGCATGTGGATTTGCAAATCGACGCAAACGAGGATTTCATCGATCATTGTCGTGAATCATCTGACGCAGTACGCCAGCTTGCCGTTGTTTGCAGTGTTGTCGATAGCGATGATTTCAGTTTCAAATTCTGATGCCCTCGCGGCCGGTGGAATCTTGAACCTAACGGTTCACGACGAAGATTCAGGCGCACCGACCACAACACGAGCGGAGATCGTGCGAGTCGATAAGCCCGACAAACCAATGCCGATCCGAAAAACGGTCCCGGCCGGGATGGGAATCGTGTTGGATCGGGCCCTTGAGCTATCAGTGCCCGATGGTGCGTACATTTTCCGCATGATCCGTGGCCCTGAATACAGAATCATCACGGGCAATTTCACGCTCGAAAGATCAAGCCTGGACGACCACAACGTCGATCTACCCAGGATGATCGACATGCAATCCAAGGGCTGGACCAGCGGTGACTGCTGCGTTGTAACCTCGCCGTACAGCTTGCCGCTGCGGATGGTTGCCGAGGACCTGCACGTTGCGGCGGCGCTAGGACACGTTGACGCAAAGCCGATCGCAGGACGTGACCGCGACGATCCGCCGACGATCGATCCGATGTGGATCCGTGAAGATGCAAAGCACCGCGACGGATTGGTCTTTTATGGCATTGACCCCGCCTCGTCCGATTCACCAGATGAAACGAATCGTGAAGCAATGGATGTTTCCACATACGACCCAAGCATCAAGATTGCGATCGAGAACCCATTTGCGTGGCCTTTGCCTATTTGGTTGGCAAGCGACCGAATCGATGGGCTTTTTGTCATGGGCGATTGGTTGCGTCTGGATCGCAAGGTGTTGTCGGTGAAAGACGGCCGTGAAACGACCGGCTTGATCAAGGGCACGACGCAGGCGGTGGGACGGTGGGCTGAACGAATCTATTGGAACACGCTCGAAGCGGGGTTTCGGATTCCGCCAATGGCCGGAAGCGGCAACGAAAGCGGTGCATCGCCCGTCGGCTACAACCGGCTGTACGTGACAGCCCCAATCGGAAGCTATCGCAACGACGGTTCGGCGGAAACTGCCCGTGAAGGAAACTCCGTTGCGAACGAAGATGCTTGGTGGCGAGCCGCGTGGAACGGTCAAAGTGTCGCGACAAACGGCCCGATGCTGCGACCGATGCTGGGCGGCGAAATCCCAGGCCACGTCTTTACCGCTACCCAAGGCGAAGCATTGCAACTGCAACCCGAAGTTGACTTGTCGACGCGAGATCCCGTCGACTACCTGGAAGTCGTTCACAATGGACAAGTCCACTACAAAGCCAAACTCGACGAGTTTGCCCGAGCCGGTGGAGTGATCCCGCCGTTGGTCGTCCGCGAAAGTGGATGGGTCGTCATGCGGGTGGTGACGTTGTTCGATGATCACTACAGGTTCGCGACCAGCGCCCCGTGGCACATCGAATTCGATGGTCATCGCCGAGTGACCTCGGAAGCGGTACAGTTTTTCCAACTGTGGCAGAACGAATACGAAGAACGGCTAAAAAAACTCCCCCCCGACGAACTGACCCAATACATTCCACAAGTCAAAACGGCCCGCGAATTTTGGTCCCAACGATCGTCGGAAGCGGTCGACGCCACCGGCATGCGTCCCTGATTTGCCGACCTGGACGGGCTCTCTGGTGACGGGTTTCGCAACTCATGCCGATTGGCGAAACTAGCGGCCATGAAATCGATCGCTGCAGACCTTTTGCCCTATTCGTCCGCCGAGCTTGACCTCGGCCGTCACACGCTGCGCTATTTGGATGAAGGAGACGGTGAACGTACGATCCTTTGCGTCCACGGAAACCCGACATGGAGTTTCTATTGGCGACGGGTGATCGACCGATTCTCGCCTTCGATGCGAGTCGTTGCCGTCGACCATCTGGGTTGTGGCCGGAGCGACAAGCCGCCACGAGACGACTTTGCCTACACGATGGCGGCCCACCGAGACAACTTGGTCAAGTTGATCGATCATCTGGATTTGAAAAATGTGACGCTGCTGGCGCACGACTGGGGCGGCGCGATCGGATTGTCGTCGTTGGTCCAGCGGCACAGTCGCTTCGAACGAATCATGCTGCTCAATACCGCCGCATTCCCACCGCCGTACCTGCCGTGGCGGATCGCGGCGTGCCGCATCCCAGTAATCGGCAAGGCTGCGGTACGCGGCGGAAATGCGTTCGCGCGAGCCGCAATCACCATGGCCATGGACCGAAATCGGATGACGCCCGACGTCGCCAAAGGGTTGTTGGCGCCCTACAACAATTGGGAAAATCGAGTCGCGATCGACGCTTTCGTGCAAGACATCCCGATGCACCCGAGTCACCCGACCTACCAGACACTTGCCGATTTAGAAAACGAACTGCCGGGCCTTGCGGACATGCCATCATTGTTGGTGTGGGGCATGAAAGATTGGTGTTTTCGTCCGGAGTGCCTGCGTCGTTTCCAGTCCGTTTGGCCGAGTGCGACATCCGTCGAGATCGCGGATGCCGGCCACTATGTTATCGAGGATGCCCCCGACGAGACGCTTGACGCAATCGATACCTTCTTGTCGCAAACGACCGATGGTTGATCCCTTCGAAACCATTCGTCATCAGATACATTCACCATCGGATGCCGTTCGATGGGCGTGCATTTTGGAAGCAACCGCTCCCAAAGCTGGCAACGTCTTTCCGGGCCGGCCCTTTGATGACCTGCAATACATTGACTTCGTCAAAGCTGCCGAAGTCACTGCCACTGCGTTCAATGACGCATCGCTTCCGATTACTCGACGCATGCTGATGGCGGCGACGGCAACTCGGCAAGCGACCGCGACCAACGTGAACTTGGGAATCATCTTGCTGCTTGGTCCGCTGGTCGCGGCGGACGAGTCGCTTAAGGCCAGCGAGAAAGAACCGAACGATTGGTTGGCCGCACTTGAAACGGTGCTTGATGGTTTCGATCCCACGGATGGACAGAACGTATATGACGCAATCGCAATGGCGTCCGCCGGCGGGCTGGGCAACGTGGATTCGATGGACGTTCATCAACCACACGATCAAGTCGATCTGCGAGCAGCGATGATTTCGGCGCAGCAACGCGATCGAATCGCATTGCAATATGCTTCGGGATTCCGAGACTTCTTTGAACACGTTGTTCCCGTTGTCCGAAACGAGATCATGGGACAGGGCGACCTTTTGACTGGAATCAACCGTGCCCATGTGCAACTGCTTGCCGAATCGGTCGATACGCTGATTGCTCGGAAATGTGGTGTTGATGTTGCGAACGACGTTCAATCGCGGTCTAAACTCACGTGCCTGGATTCGGTACCGGAGATGGCTGAACTAGACGCTTACCTGCGTTCCCCCGACCATCGTCTGAACCCCGGCACGACGGCTGACTTGATCGCGGCGGCACTCTATGTATTGCTAAGAACCCCCAACCACTCTTTTCGAGATTGATTTCGTGACAAAAGCTACGTTCCGTGTTGATGTGACCAAAGAACAGTTTGTGTTTTCGGCCGCACACTTCATTACTTTTGCGGGCGATATCTGCGAACGCCTGCACGGCCACAACTATGGCGTCCGCGCGTCAGTGGAAGGTCCGCTGGACGAAAATCGCTACGTGGTGGACTTCATCGCGCTTCGCGACGCGGTCCTTCAACAAACCCAAGCACTGGATCACCACGTCGTGCTGCCGCGTGACCACGCGGAAATCAAAATCATTAGCGACGCCAAAGAAACGACGGCGACGTTTCGCCAGCGCCGATGGGTGTTTCCCAACGAAGACTGTGTCATCCTTCCCGTCGTCAACACAACGGCGGAAGAAATGGCTCGTGTGATCGCAGAGCGAGTGATGGAAGCAACACGTGAACAGTTTTCCGATGCGATCGACTGGATCGAAGTTGCCGTCGACGAAAACCATGGCCAGTGGGGTGTTTGCCGATTGCCGTGGAAAAAATAGAGCACCGCTACTGCAACGGTTCGACCACGCCATCGCGATCGACGTTCACGCGACGTGTTTTTCCATCGACGGTCACATCATACTCGCCAATAAAACCGCGAAACTGGACGTTCCCGTTTCCATCGGCGACCAACGATTCTTCCGTCGTCCATTCTTCCTTTGTCAACCGAATCCACTCGGCTCCCATCGCTGTCGGCGTCCAATCCTTGCGAAAGAGAGCCGCGGTGGGCTTCCAGTGTGCCCCTTCCCAGAAACCCCACGTCAGAACGCCGGCAACAGCCGGATGGGAAAAGCAGACGGTCAAAAAGTCTCGCGTGAAATCGGCCTTCAAAGGTTCGCCGGGAACTTCGACGTCATACTCGGTGATCAACACTTTCAACCCGAGCGAATGCCAGTGGTCCAGTTCGGCGACCAATCGTTCCGGCGGCGTCAACAAAGCACCGAAGTGCCCTTGGATTCCGATCCCGTCGATCGGCGCGCCATTATCGATCAAGTAGCGAACGGTTTGTTCGAAGTGTGCCTTGTGAGTCGTTGGAAAACCGCCGCGTACTAGACCCGCGTAATCGTTGTAGTAAAGGTCGGCGGTACTGGCGACTTCGTCCGCCGTCTTGAACCATCCCACCATCGCTTCGTCGCCCAACGTCGCGGTCAATTCGACGTTGTCGAATACTTCGTTCAAGACATCCCAGTCACGTACCAGCCCCTGGGTAACAAAACCCATTTCGCGAATGTGACCGTCAAGGACGCGAGTCAGCGCTTCGGGGCGATCTAGAATCGTCGGAACCCACTCGGGCAGGTTTCGTACGCCTGGCCAAATCATGACGTGCCCCCGCGCGGGAAACCTTTCTTGCTTCATCCAATGCAGCGCATCGATCGTGGCCTGGTGGCTGATCCAATTCGAATCCCAGCTTTGCCACTTCAAGCCGTTTTCGATGGTGCCGACATTGAAGTATTCCTTCAATGTTTCACGATATCGGTCGTTGTCCGAACCCTCGCCCGTCAACATCGGTACCGATACCGCGGTCCCAAAATCGAATGCGTGTCGAACCAATTTGACTTGGGCCTTCGAACCGGCACGAGCATTGCCGTCATCATCGCGAAGCGTCATTCGGATATCGCGTTTGCGATACTGCTCAATTCGTTCCGCTGCTTCGGTTCGCCAGGACGCATCGGGCTCCCGTCCCGCGTAAGTCAGTTC
Encoded here:
- a CDS encoding 6-pyruvoyl trahydropterin synthase family protein, which gives rise to MTKATFRVDVTKEQFVFSAAHFITFAGDICERLHGHNYGVRASVEGPLDENRYVVDFIALRDAVLQQTQALDHHVVLPRDHAEIKIISDAKETTATFRQRRWVFPNEDCVILPVVNTTAEEMARVIAERVMEATREQFSDAIDWIEVAVDENHGQWGVCRLPWKK
- a CDS encoding endo-1,4-beta-xylanase, which produces MMRNAISIFGFLLLCGLDFDGHVANGDQPVSGGVSLVAVDSSTIEQLKVRLGDGKFGTSEISSVDHADFDQSLRVQLTTQPDNTWDAAFGVAITSPVKKDDVLLVGFWMRGAAKSGVGGAVAEFVFERFSEPYTKSVQFLAETPADGSWRQYWVRFKSLESYDAGQAGLNFQIGYQPETLEIGGITAKNFGAGFDADSLPNTELTYAGREPDASWRTEAAERIEQYRKRDIRMTLRDDDGNARAGSKAQVKLVRHAFDFGTAVSVPMLTGEGSDNDRYRETLKEYFNVGTIENGLKWQSWDSNWISHQATIDALHWMKQERFPARGHVMIWPGVRNLPEWVPTILDRPEALTRVLDGHIREMGFVTQGLVRDWDVLNEVFDNVELTATLGDEAMVGWFKTADEVASTADLYYNDYAGLVRGGFPTTHKAHFEQTVRYLIDNGAPIDGIGIQGHFGALLTPPERLVAELDHWHSLGLKVLITEYDVEVPGEPLKADFTRDFLTVCFSHPAVAGVLTWGFWEGAHWKPTAALFRKDWTPTAMGAEWIRLTKEEWTTEESLVADGNGNVQFRGFIGEYDVTVDGKTRRVNVDRDGVVEPLQ